A region from the Brevibacterium paucivorans genome encodes:
- a CDS encoding tubulin-like doman-containing protein, whose product MYKFLVVGCGGSGGETLARMMDQLRSELMPHGISKLPEGWQFVHVDVPTVPDTDVKGVGNVRDQGGTYIGTAPSSGSYSVLDSAVSQKLQQSGDLDQFVTWAPRKPAAVTTPLKNGAGQMRGVGRVITLNRAPDVFQGLQRAVNRMKTTEANSEMAEAARAIPGSGGFDPEGSPMVLVVSSMAGGAGASMALDVCRLLGQVQGVSVNDTCVYMYTSDIFPDRLEGVRPNALGMLGEIVSAQSVSSEEHDVRILEALGQHIDRSGGPSFARVFPVGKYQGLDRTTFGDGTQQGVYRGLARGLAALMVSGSASSSFRQYDLTNKDGLSPNRSYLGWGVEAGERLSWGTFGFGSLNLGRDRYRHYASQRLARTSVDRLREGHLQEGSSAGAQQQLNRLIDSQWDTFLNRVGLPNEMQVRDINQLATWIRGAAGGQQLDSALRQFVEQQAGSQMPRAQGQSGPNWLASLETYLRSAHSHFRQFASQTVVRTTFDWMLNFQGAFLASLEDAISDYGLPYARGLMEKMKSFLQHELTAACSNLGANQAPDIMRPSQQVAASVSAVRGNMVQGDQFERQVINDLHVGLLNGCFIEASQIFASVLSEAPRDFIQPLLKTIDESIQALDLVVSETSRTVGLANVETDVYSAWPSDQDQRVPERFSTAHNEVLITAAEDFQNLYNSHLPATIEGDNGWDAARQKGAAHVISGQWPAAEGSRAPGGLLEVNSDWRPTFYKFDPRSQESRTITPTSGRYTLHVKANELRHRALQFVNRRNEAFEHYCALSLEDYILGNDGAAPHEIDQRKKDVADKFRKTLTRALPLASVHPDVVASVHSSAVRYQYKFSSVPFGAAPDLVDALTEVLTSQQSVDTQTVDILEKVVSQGQTAAGITHVDIFGSFGNLSPIAFDGVLQPVSDRWSRLTSAGQRRDFWTFRRARPLPASLPMSDLERRAMIAGWYVAQLTGQLQIPDRRNLGRPVRVFRAENQQWIDFPNPLLTPPSEFVGETFDWLPAVLESFLLAIANAHQTPVLGSLIPYQTLRSIYDGSEEEPASGLQIVAARDFLTDWLSTGKTPSGEPSRADAEDLEGRYTNARQFLETVHTFAASKLDTSANKSTASVRVDSRAQGSATPIFCDLVPDIVQVTEELMTLLDEAKTDAESNGGGGGFANDLPEGFGAF is encoded by the coding sequence ATGTACAAGTTCCTCGTCGTCGGTTGTGGTGGATCCGGTGGTGAAACACTGGCACGCATGATGGACCAGCTCCGGTCTGAGCTCATGCCACACGGCATCTCGAAACTGCCTGAAGGCTGGCAGTTCGTACACGTCGACGTTCCAACCGTCCCCGACACGGACGTCAAGGGTGTGGGGAACGTACGCGACCAGGGCGGTACATACATCGGAACCGCGCCTTCGTCTGGGTCTTACTCTGTTCTTGACTCGGCGGTGAGCCAGAAGCTGCAGCAGTCCGGTGACCTGGATCAGTTTGTGACGTGGGCGCCTCGCAAGCCCGCCGCGGTAACCACTCCGTTGAAGAACGGTGCTGGCCAGATGCGCGGTGTGGGCCGTGTGATCACCCTGAACCGTGCCCCTGATGTGTTCCAGGGTCTGCAACGTGCGGTGAACCGCATGAAGACCACGGAGGCAAATTCGGAAATGGCCGAGGCGGCCCGCGCCATCCCCGGTTCCGGCGGGTTTGACCCGGAGGGCTCCCCAATGGTTTTGGTCGTGTCGTCGATGGCCGGTGGTGCCGGTGCGTCGATGGCCCTTGACGTGTGCCGCCTGCTGGGCCAGGTGCAGGGTGTTTCGGTCAACGACACGTGTGTGTACATGTACACCTCCGACATTTTCCCCGACCGCCTCGAGGGTGTGCGACCAAACGCCCTGGGTATGTTGGGTGAGATCGTGTCGGCTCAGTCGGTGTCCTCGGAAGAGCACGACGTGCGCATTCTGGAGGCACTTGGCCAGCACATCGACCGCTCCGGCGGACCGTCGTTTGCCCGCGTGTTCCCAGTTGGTAAGTACCAGGGGCTGGACCGCACCACGTTCGGTGATGGAACCCAGCAGGGTGTCTACCGTGGTTTGGCCCGAGGTCTCGCAGCCCTCATGGTGTCGGGTTCGGCTTCGTCTTCGTTCCGTCAGTACGACCTGACAAACAAGGATGGGCTCTCACCTAACCGCAGCTACCTGGGGTGGGGTGTTGAAGCCGGTGAGCGTCTGTCATGGGGTACGTTCGGGTTCGGTTCGCTGAACTTGGGCCGTGACCGGTACCGTCACTACGCTTCGCAGCGTTTGGCTCGCACGTCCGTGGATCGTCTGCGTGAAGGGCACTTGCAGGAAGGCTCGAGCGCGGGTGCGCAACAACAGCTCAACCGTTTGATCGACTCCCAGTGGGACACCTTCCTGAACCGCGTGGGCCTGCCTAATGAAATGCAGGTTCGTGACATCAACCAGTTAGCGACGTGGATCCGTGGAGCAGCCGGCGGTCAGCAACTGGACTCGGCTTTGCGTCAGTTCGTCGAACAGCAGGCCGGTTCGCAGATGCCACGTGCGCAGGGCCAGTCGGGGCCTAACTGGTTGGCCAGCTTGGAGACGTACCTGCGCAGCGCTCACTCGCACTTCCGCCAGTTTGCTTCACAGACGGTTGTCCGCACCACGTTTGACTGGATGCTGAACTTCCAGGGCGCTTTCCTCGCCTCGCTCGAAGACGCGATTTCTGACTACGGTCTGCCATATGCCCGCGGGCTCATGGAGAAGATGAAGTCCTTCCTCCAGCACGAACTCACCGCGGCATGCTCCAACTTGGGGGCAAACCAAGCACCTGACATTATGCGCCCAAGCCAGCAGGTTGCCGCGTCGGTTTCGGCAGTGCGCGGAAACATGGTTCAGGGTGACCAGTTTGAACGTCAGGTCATCAACGACCTACACGTGGGTCTGCTCAACGGGTGCTTCATTGAAGCCAGCCAGATCTTCGCCTCCGTTCTGAGCGAAGCTCCGCGTGACTTCATCCAGCCACTGCTGAAGACCATCGATGAGTCCATCCAAGCACTTGACCTGGTCGTGAGCGAAACAAGCCGCACGGTCGGTTTGGCAAACGTGGAAACTGACGTGTACTCCGCATGGCCATCTGACCAAGACCAGCGCGTTCCAGAACGCTTCTCCACGGCTCACAACGAAGTCCTCATCACGGCAGCCGAAGACTTCCAGAACCTCTACAACAGCCACCTGCCAGCCACCATCGAAGGCGACAACGGTTGGGACGCAGCCCGCCAAAAGGGTGCGGCTCACGTCATCTCGGGACAGTGGCCAGCAGCAGAAGGTTCCCGCGCACCTGGTGGCCTCTTGGAGGTCAACTCCGACTGGCGCCCCACCTTCTACAAGTTCGACCCACGTAGCCAGGAATCACGCACCATTACACCCACCTCGGGACGTTACACCTTGCACGTGAAGGCGAACGAACTGCGCCACCGTGCACTGCAGTTCGTCAACCGCCGTAACGAAGCGTTTGAACACTACTGCGCTTTGTCGCTCGAAGACTACATTCTGGGTAACGACGGTGCGGCTCCGCACGAAATCGACCAGCGTAAAAAGGACGTTGCCGACAAGTTCCGCAAGACACTCACGCGCGCACTTCCACTGGCAAGCGTCCACCCAGATGTGGTTGCAAGCGTCCACTCGTCAGCGGTCCGTTATCAGTACAAGTTCTCGTCCGTTCCGTTCGGTGCGGCCCCGGACCTGGTCGACGCACTGACTGAAGTCCTGACCTCGCAGCAGTCGGTCGACACTCAGACGGTCGATATTCTTGAAAAGGTCGTTTCGCAGGGCCAGACGGCGGCCGGTATTACCCACGTCGACATCTTCGGATCCTTTGGAAACCTGAGCCCCATCGCATTCGACGGCGTGCTTCAGCCGGTCTCCGACCGGTGGTCACGCCTGACCTCGGCTGGCCAGCGTCGCGACTTCTGGACATTCCGACGCGCACGCCCACTGCCTGCATCACTGCCGATGAGCGACCTGGAACGTCGCGCCATGATCGCCGGTTGGTACGTGGCACAGCTGACGGGACAACTGCAGATCCCAGACCGCCGCAACTTGGGCCGTCCGGTACGTGTGTTCCGTGCGGAAAACCAGCAGTGGATCGATTTCCCCAACCCGCTTCTCACTCCACCGTCAGAATTCGTGGGGGAGACGTTCGACTGGTTGCCTGCGGTTCTGGAATCGTTCCTGTTGGCGATCGCGAACGCTCACCAAACTCCGGTGCTGGGTTCGCTCATCCCGTACCAGACCCTGCGTTCCATTTATGACGGCAGTGAAGAAGAACCAGCTTCAGGTCTGCAGATTGTCGCGGCCCGGGACTTCCTCACTGACTGGTTGTCTACCGGTAAGACCCCGTCAGGCGAACCGTCACGTGCTGACGCTGAAGACCTCGAAGGGCGTTACACCAACGCCCGCCAGTTCCTCGAAACCGTCCACACGTTCGCGGCAAGCAAGCTCGACACGTCAGCGAACAAGTCGACTGCCAGCGTGCGGGTTGACTCACGTGCGCAGGGATCGGCAACCCCGATCTTCTGCGACCTTGTGCCCGACATCGTGCAGGTGACCGAAGAACTCATGACACTCCTCGACGAAGCCAAGACCGACGCCGAAAGCAACGGCGGCGGAGGCGGCTTCGCAAACGATCTACCTGAAGGATTTGGAGCCTTTTAA
- a CDS encoding VWA domain-containing protein: protein MKNVRSHASKLLIGFVAVFILLAQSLAGLSTPVHAQPSEEPSQDSGDSQKSGGSDLGSSKPLPEQFSACAAAGGNIDVLILVDESGSLVDSDPNNARVTSGLHLVSRMSKLTKSGNLSVAVSGFGHEYSTVRDWQEVKNDGDVDNLRGAINDLSNRTSGIDTDYWTAMDEARKQLSKRAHDRGSDAKSCQAIIWFSDGELDYEVRKGNMANKYGETKPFAPDISLKTEDGTKKVEEKAREDICRSGGLADQLRSSRVAMFGVGLGSKDGKEFDLMRSIATGKDSGGKSCGDLTDPVPGEFYLASDIDSLLIAFDSISGLGQKPVTNDHGVCVKDFCQNEAHTFVLDNTTQDVDGFATATADGLRAAIQGPDGKIVDLKKDAKNEKKEVSGVPLTYSWETGKSLSFRLDGTSKGKIGDKGPWVGVWRLAFITDEGADSQAKSKSNLHITPGIVPAWPDKDKADVRAGSTLKDVTFALHDREGNDVPVDSITSTGKFTASFTDSAGKQTTLTDTSSFGDITKPTDWDLGNAPTGGGTLNLSLELTTASAKDSDGKEVKGTKLSPATVALPVTVQPPLDYPTVPTKVDFGEAKGKIDLDSVLKLGGKGCAWVEPDSTEVVASPQGLDKVQVSSDASSKDNCVKAGEDLGLKLASDQQGNGAINGTFVVVSSSENGQGEPVKTKVEFTASAVKPLNTLNFVTTLIIALLLGPGIPLLILYIVKWWGAKIPSQPLVAVRAQIEKTSSGVTRDGSRFAFEQGDMRNTVMIDSGGSRQIDAAGITLKTKMGGSPLGQGYVVADVPMSVSKHDPARRPARLPLAVHNHWLVMRGEGMRDDQAEILVLLAGNIDVKQREKMEDEIAREAGDLIDRLPSTGAQAPAGHDSPFGGPSEPQANPFTEAGAPSQAPSSPFGGPGSASPGAAPQGQPPAGPGNQPPAGPGGQPPAGPPSGPGFPGPGAGPSGPGAGPSGNPGNNPGGPGSGPAFPGPGGGPGNGPGTSGPGAPGQPPNNPFQNGPGQSGPGQSGPGQPGQNPFSFGQ from the coding sequence GTGAAAAACGTTCGTTCGCACGCAAGCAAACTTCTCATCGGCTTCGTAGCCGTATTCATTCTTCTAGCGCAGAGTCTTGCGGGTCTGTCCACCCCCGTTCACGCCCAACCAAGCGAGGAGCCGTCACAGGACAGCGGTGACTCACAGAAATCAGGGGGGAGCGACCTCGGCAGTTCAAAACCGCTCCCAGAACAGTTCTCAGCCTGCGCCGCCGCAGGTGGCAACATCGACGTTCTTATTCTGGTGGACGAATCCGGGAGCCTGGTCGACAGCGACCCTAACAACGCGCGTGTGACCTCCGGGCTGCACCTGGTTTCGCGCATGTCGAAGCTGACTAAATCGGGCAACCTCTCGGTTGCCGTCAGCGGTTTCGGCCACGAATACTCCACCGTGCGTGACTGGCAAGAAGTCAAGAACGACGGCGACGTCGACAACCTCCGCGGTGCCATCAACGACCTGTCCAACCGGACCAGCGGTATTGACACCGACTACTGGACGGCAATGGACGAAGCGCGCAAACAACTCTCCAAGCGCGCCCACGACCGCGGAAGCGACGCAAAGAGCTGCCAGGCGATCATCTGGTTCTCCGACGGTGAACTCGACTACGAAGTTCGCAAAGGCAACATGGCCAACAAGTACGGAGAAACCAAACCATTCGCGCCAGACATCAGCCTGAAAACCGAAGACGGTACCAAGAAGGTCGAAGAAAAGGCGCGTGAAGATATCTGCCGCTCCGGTGGTCTAGCCGACCAGCTACGAAGCTCTCGCGTGGCTATGTTCGGTGTGGGGCTAGGGTCGAAAGACGGAAAAGAATTCGACCTCATGCGGTCAATCGCAACCGGTAAAGACAGCGGCGGCAAATCATGTGGTGACCTCACCGACCCCGTTCCCGGCGAGTTCTACCTCGCATCCGACATCGACAGTTTGCTCATCGCATTCGACTCGATCTCTGGCCTGGGGCAAAAGCCCGTCACCAACGACCACGGTGTATGTGTCAAAGACTTCTGCCAGAACGAAGCCCACACGTTCGTCCTGGACAACACCACACAAGACGTTGATGGTTTTGCCACCGCAACAGCCGACGGTCTCCGGGCTGCGATCCAAGGTCCCGACGGAAAAATCGTCGACCTGAAAAAGGACGCAAAGAACGAAAAGAAGGAAGTCTCTGGCGTACCGCTCACGTACTCGTGGGAAACCGGCAAGAGCCTCAGTTTCCGACTCGACGGAACGTCGAAGGGCAAGATCGGCGACAAAGGCCCGTGGGTAGGTGTGTGGCGCCTGGCGTTTATTACCGACGAAGGCGCAGACTCACAAGCGAAGTCCAAATCAAACCTCCACATCACTCCGGGAATCGTTCCCGCGTGGCCCGATAAAGACAAAGCTGACGTGCGCGCCGGATCCACCCTGAAAGACGTCACCTTCGCTCTGCACGACCGCGAAGGTAACGACGTGCCCGTGGACTCCATCACCAGCACAGGTAAATTCACCGCGTCGTTCACCGACTCCGCCGGAAAACAAACCACGCTGACCGACACCAGCTCATTTGGTGACATCACCAAGCCAACCGACTGGGACCTCGGCAATGCACCTACCGGTGGCGGGACCCTCAACCTGTCGCTGGAACTGACGACCGCCTCGGCGAAAGACTCTGACGGAAAAGAAGTCAAAGGTACCAAGCTGAGCCCCGCTACTGTGGCCCTCCCAGTGACGGTGCAACCGCCACTGGACTACCCAACCGTGCCTACCAAAGTGGACTTTGGGGAAGCTAAAGGCAAGATCGACCTCGATTCGGTTCTGAAGCTGGGCGGAAAAGGTTGCGCGTGGGTAGAACCGGACTCCACCGAGGTGGTTGCCTCGCCTCAAGGGCTAGACAAGGTGCAGGTGTCCTCCGACGCTTCGAGCAAGGACAACTGTGTGAAAGCCGGTGAGGATCTGGGTCTGAAGCTGGCCTCCGACCAGCAGGGCAACGGTGCGATCAACGGAACGTTCGTGGTCGTATCCTCGTCTGAAAACGGCCAGGGCGAACCGGTGAAAACCAAAGTTGAGTTCACCGCGAGTGCCGTCAAGCCTCTCAACACGCTCAACTTCGTTACGACCCTCATCATCGCTTTGTTGCTGGGGCCGGGAATCCCGCTACTGATTCTTTACATCGTCAAGTGGTGGGGTGCGAAGATCCCGTCGCAGCCACTGGTCGCGGTTCGCGCACAGATTGAAAAGACGTCCTCTGGAGTGACGCGTGACGGTTCACGTTTCGCGTTCGAACAGGGCGATATGCGCAATACCGTCATGATCGACTCGGGTGGCTCCCGCCAGATCGATGCCGCAGGGATCACGCTGAAGACAAAGATGGGCGGATCACCTCTGGGTCAGGGATACGTGGTCGCTGATGTGCCAATGAGCGTGTCCAAGCACGACCCTGCACGTCGCCCAGCGCGACTGCCTTTAGCGGTTCACAACCACTGGTTGGTCATGCGTGGCGAAGGTATGCGCGACGACCAAGCCGAAATCCTTGTGCTGCTCGCCGGAAACATCGACGTGAAGCAACGTGAAAAGATGGAAGACGAAATCGCACGTGAAGCTGGCGATCTCATCGACCGTCTGCCGTCCACGGGTGCGCAAGCCCCTGCTGGGCACGACTCGCCGTTCGGCGGTCCGTCTGAGCCGCAGGCCAACCCCTTCACCGAGGCGGGCGCACCTTCACAAGCTCCGTCCAGTCCGTTCGGTGGGCCAGGATCGGCCAGCCCGGGCGCTGCCCCGCAAGGGCAGCCCCCTGCCGGGCCTGGTAACCAGCCGCCAGCCGGGCCTGGCGGCCAGCCCCCTGCTGGACCACCGTCGGGTCCCGGATTCCCCGGACCAGGCGCAGGCCCAAGTGGCCCAGGTGCAGGCCCAAGCGGAAATCCGGGCAACAACCCCGGTGGCCCTGGAAGCGGGCCAGCCTTCCCCGGACCAGGTGGCGGACCGGGAAACGGGCCTGGCACCTCGGGACCGGGAGCCCCTGGACAACCTCCAAACAATCCATTCCAGAACGGCCCCGGGCAATCCGGGCCAGGTCAGTCCGGTCCTGGACAGCCAGGGCAGAACCCTTTTAGTTTTGGCCAGTAG